One window from the genome of Fulvivirga lutea encodes:
- a CDS encoding NAD(P)H-dependent glycerol-3-phosphate dehydrogenase, with protein MTSKKLSNKPVGVIGAGSFGIAIANILAQNVEVLLYARDPEVIKKIANTKEHRGQKMHTNVTATGDLSYIASSCNVLFPIVPSSAFREMMQQLSPYLHPYHILIHGTKGLDISLPKGQTIDTVKSLAREDVRTMSEVIMDESVVVRVGCLAGPNLAKELYAGQPAATVVASHFDEVIDAGERLLRNDLFQVYSNKDLIGIELAGVLKNIIAIASGVLSGMGHGENAKGLLISRGMVEMIYLGKAMGGDVTAFLGLAGIGDLVATCNSTLSRNFTVGYKLAQGMSLDEILQSMEEVAEGVNTIKIVKKIIDHQKVRAPITEALHEVLFEGLSVERAINMLMRYPYNVDIDFI; from the coding sequence ATGACCTCGAAAAAGTTATCTAACAAACCCGTAGGTGTTATTGGTGCAGGTAGCTTTGGTATTGCCATAGCCAATATATTAGCACAAAATGTTGAGGTGCTACTTTATGCACGAGACCCGGAAGTAATTAAAAAAATTGCGAACACTAAGGAGCACAGGGGGCAAAAAATGCATACTAATGTGACTGCCACTGGAGATTTAAGCTATATTGCTAGCAGCTGCAATGTTTTGTTTCCCATAGTTCCTTCATCTGCATTCAGGGAAATGATGCAGCAATTATCTCCCTACCTGCATCCCTATCATATATTAATTCATGGAACCAAAGGCTTAGACATTTCACTCCCTAAAGGTCAAACGATTGATACTGTAAAATCCCTCGCCCGGGAAGATGTTCGCACTATGAGTGAGGTGATCATGGATGAAAGTGTTGTAGTTCGTGTTGGTTGTTTGGCAGGGCCCAATCTGGCCAAAGAATTATATGCAGGACAGCCTGCAGCAACTGTCGTTGCCAGCCACTTTGATGAAGTTATTGATGCAGGTGAACGACTCCTCAGAAATGACTTATTTCAGGTGTATAGCAATAAAGACCTTATTGGTATTGAACTAGCAGGTGTTTTAAAAAATATTATTGCCATTGCCTCTGGAGTGTTAAGCGGTATGGGACATGGAGAAAATGCCAAAGGACTATTAATTAGCCGAGGTATGGTTGAGATGATCTATCTGGGCAAAGCGATGGGAGGTGATGTTACTGCTTTTCTAGGGCTGGCAGGAATCGGAGATTTAGTAGCCACATGCAATAGTACGCTCAGTCGAAACTTTACCGTGGGTTATAAACTTGCCCAGGGAATGAGTTTAGATGAAATATTACAGTCGATGGAAGAGGTGGCTGAAGGTGTGAATACTATTAAGATTGTAAAGAAAATAATAGACCACCAAAAAGTTAGGGCTCCCATTACGGAAGCCCTTCATGAAGTTTTATTTGAAGGGTTATCTGTTGAAAGAGCTATAAACATGCTCATGAGATACCCTTACAATGTAGATATTGATTTTATTTAA
- a CDS encoding HIT family protein — translation MSTIFSKIINREIPGHIVAEDDTYIAFLDINPLVHGHCLVIPKREVDYIFDLEDAQLEGLMIFAKKVAKAVEKAIPCKRVGVAVIGLEVPHTHVHLVPLNTMDDINFTRPKLNPSNEELSKVAEKIRQGIK, via the coding sequence ATGTCAACGATATTTTCTAAAATAATCAACAGAGAGATTCCTGGCCATATTGTGGCAGAGGACGATACTTACATTGCATTTCTTGATATTAATCCGCTTGTTCATGGGCATTGCCTTGTAATACCTAAAAGAGAGGTGGATTATATATTCGATTTGGAAGATGCCCAGCTTGAAGGCTTAATGATTTTTGCCAAAAAAGTAGCTAAAGCGGTTGAAAAGGCAATTCCTTGTAAGAGAGTAGGGGTAGCGGTTATTGGTTTGGAAGTACCGCATACTCACGTGCATCTTGTACCGCTTAATACTATGGATGATATTAACTTCACCAGACCTAAGCTGAATCCATCTAATGAGGAGCTAAGCAAAGTGGCTGAAAAAATAAGACAAGGGATTAAATAA
- the greA gene encoding transcription elongation factor GreA encodes MGNVAYYTKEGLDKLKNELNELKTKGRSDIAKQIAEARDKGDLSENAEYDAAKDAQGHLEAKIAQLEEVVGNARVIDETTIDTSKVSILSKVKIKNPKNGAVFTYTLVSEEEADLKASKISVQSPIGKGLLGKKAGQKAKIQTPGGEIDFEILEIGI; translated from the coding sequence ATGGGAAACGTTGCGTATTATACGAAAGAGGGTTTAGATAAATTAAAAAATGAACTAAACGAACTTAAGACTAAGGGCAGATCAGATATTGCCAAGCAAATAGCAGAGGCTAGAGATAAAGGAGATTTAAGTGAGAATGCGGAATATGATGCAGCGAAAGATGCTCAGGGACACTTGGAAGCTAAAATTGCTCAATTAGAAGAAGTAGTTGGTAATGCAAGAGTAATTGATGAAACCACCATCGATACTTCAAAAGTTTCGATTCTTTCTAAGGTGAAAATAAAAAATCCAAAAAACGGAGCAGTGTTTACTTATACACTTGTTTCTGAAGAAGAAGCTGATTTGAAAGCAAGCAAAATATCAGTACAATCGCCTATAGGTAAGGGGTTGTTAGGTAAGAAAGCTGGCCAAAAGGCTAAAATTCAGACTCCGGGTGGAGAAATAGATTTTGAAATACTTGAAATAGGCATTTGA
- a CDS encoding pentapeptide repeat-containing protein, translating into MIGENQRKRLEEYVNSIIEKPILTSSIVLVILALVVIGFSLKYYFADFDSFFAQVMAEAHGMLFDIAVIGILIFWLNKNGEMRQRIRTYKDEIDDFRLWESEEAAFRTVGNIKRLNRHNIHEINLVNCHLSRTNLNYVNLASSNLNSADMSNGFLIETNLQNTRLNQTNLENSNLNQADLTGAYASGANFKDAYLIKAKLNNAFLIKSNFKNAFLMEADMRGCYLTGADFENASLYKADLRGAKGLTIEQLTKAKTLYLAQFDEEILNQIKSNVPELVGK; encoded by the coding sequence ATGATAGGTGAAAACCAACGGAAACGATTAGAAGAGTATGTAAATTCTATCATAGAAAAACCAATACTCACGTCCTCAATAGTACTTGTAATACTTGCGCTAGTTGTTATTGGTTTTAGTTTAAAATACTATTTCGCAGATTTCGACTCATTCTTTGCTCAGGTAATGGCAGAGGCTCATGGTATGCTTTTCGATATCGCGGTTATTGGTATTTTAATATTTTGGCTGAATAAGAATGGCGAGATGCGCCAGCGTATCCGTACTTACAAAGATGAAATTGACGATTTCCGTTTATGGGAATCTGAAGAAGCTGCATTCCGTACAGTTGGTAATATTAAAAGGTTGAATCGCCATAATATTCATGAGATAAACCTGGTAAACTGTCACCTATCAAGAACTAACTTAAACTACGTAAACCTGGCCAGTTCCAATCTCAATTCTGCAGATATGTCCAATGGGTTTTTAATTGAGACTAATCTTCAAAATACACGTTTGAATCAAACTAATCTGGAAAACTCCAATTTGAACCAGGCGGATTTAACGGGTGCTTATGCCAGTGGAGCCAATTTCAAAGATGCCTATTTGATTAAGGCCAAATTGAATAATGCTTTCCTAATCAAATCAAACTTCAAAAATGCTTTTCTGATGGAAGCCGATATGCGCGGCTGCTATCTAACAGGTGCAGATTTCGAAAATGCCAGTTTGTACAAGGCCGATCTTAGAGGGGCAAAGGGTTTAACCATCGAGCAATTAACAAAAGCGAAAACATTGTATTTAGCGCAATTTGATGAGGAAATTCTCAATCAGATAAAATCAAATGTTCCTGAGCTAGTTGGTAAATAA
- a CDS encoding NAD(P)-dependent oxidoreductase, whose amino-acid sequence MKFLIIDEMHDSIVPLLKSIGIEPHYDPKITKEEIVQTIGNYHGLVVRSKLFIDKEILESANNLKFICRAGAGIDNLDVKEIEKRGIEIINAPEGNRNAVAEHCLGAAFSLINNIVKSDNEVRSGKWDREGNRGHELKDKNLGIIGYGYMGSAVAHKFKHLVNKVCVYDKYKTGFSQENIVEVTLDQLFEETDMLSIHVPLTEETSFMINKGFISKFKKAIWLLNTSRGEVLKLSDLIQGLHSGKILGAALDVLENEKINLLNKDQQQDFDKLRGLSNVILTPHVAGWSYESYRQINEVIVKKLKAKLDDL is encoded by the coding sequence ATGAAGTTTCTGATTATAGATGAAATGCATGATTCTATTGTACCCCTTCTGAAAAGCATTGGAATAGAGCCTCACTACGATCCAAAGATCACCAAAGAGGAGATTGTTCAAACGATAGGTAATTATCACGGATTGGTAGTTAGAAGTAAGCTATTCATAGACAAAGAGATACTAGAATCTGCTAATAACTTAAAATTTATATGCAGGGCGGGTGCCGGAATAGATAATTTGGATGTTAAGGAGATAGAAAAACGTGGAATAGAGATTATTAATGCACCTGAGGGTAACAGAAATGCCGTTGCAGAGCATTGTTTAGGGGCAGCATTCAGCCTGATCAATAATATTGTAAAATCAGATAACGAAGTTAGAAGTGGTAAATGGGATAGAGAAGGTAATCGAGGGCATGAGTTGAAAGATAAGAACCTGGGAATTATTGGTTATGGATATATGGGATCGGCCGTTGCTCATAAGTTCAAGCATCTTGTAAACAAGGTTTGCGTTTATGATAAGTATAAGACCGGATTCAGTCAAGAGAATATTGTTGAAGTAACATTAGATCAGCTCTTTGAGGAAACAGACATGTTAAGTATACACGTTCCTTTAACTGAAGAGACATCCTTTATGATTAATAAAGGCTTCATATCTAAGTTTAAGAAAGCTATTTGGTTACTGAATACTTCCAGAGGGGAAGTCCTTAAATTGAGTGATTTGATACAAGGGCTTCATTCAGGTAAGATACTGGGGGCTGCATTAGATGTGCTTGAGAATGAGAAAATTAACTTACTGAATAAAGATCAGCAGCAAGATTTTGATAAGCTCAGAGGGCTATCAAACGTGATACTTACACCGCATGTGGCGGGTTGGTCTTACGAGTCATACCGTCAAATTAATGAGGTTATTGTAAAGAAGCTAAAGGCTAAATTAGATGATCTTTAA
- the mgtE gene encoding magnesium transporter, which yields MEQVIQFELSNEYRERFQEAVNGRDVEFIQQSLTGINPADISTLLYEFNAEDSKYVLDLLPSEVKAEIINDLDEDIRERFLKSFEPGEITEIVNHLDSDDAVDILNELSVKEREEVIAGIDNSEKEANILDLLRYEEDVAGGLMAKELIKANLNWTVVQCIEEIRRQAENVQKVYSVYVVDNEGKLLGRVSLKRIILADDKTKISDIYESDIISVETYMSEEEVAQIMSKYDLDAVPVVNVQGKLLGRITIDDVVDVITELAEEERNIMSGIAGDVEEDDSVWDLTKARLPWLIVGVIGGFISAKFIGVFEEELMRITAIAFFIPLIQATGGNVGIQSSSIVVQSLANPSVFGGSMFKRLGKVLLVAIINGLVLSLMVYGFNLLTGGEGNLSIIVSMALFFVVLIASFLGTVTPILLNKVGFNPALASGPFITTTNDLLGLAIYFYIVHLLI from the coding sequence GTGGAGCAGGTAATACAGTTTGAGCTATCGAATGAATACAGAGAGCGCTTTCAGGAGGCGGTTAATGGGAGGGATGTGGAGTTTATTCAACAGTCGCTTACAGGTATTAACCCGGCAGACATTTCCACTCTGCTATATGAGTTCAATGCAGAAGATTCAAAGTATGTTTTAGATCTACTGCCATCAGAAGTTAAGGCCGAGATTATTAATGATCTGGATGAAGATATAAGGGAGCGATTCTTAAAGTCATTCGAACCAGGTGAGATAACCGAAATTGTTAACCATCTTGATTCAGATGATGCCGTAGATATCCTGAATGAACTGTCGGTAAAGGAACGGGAAGAAGTAATTGCAGGAATTGACAATTCTGAAAAAGAGGCTAATATATTAGACCTTTTAAGATACGAAGAGGATGTGGCCGGTGGCTTGATGGCTAAGGAGCTTATTAAGGCTAACCTGAACTGGACAGTTGTTCAGTGTATTGAAGAGATTAGAAGGCAAGCCGAAAATGTTCAGAAAGTTTATTCTGTATATGTGGTTGATAATGAAGGGAAGTTGCTTGGTAGAGTGTCACTGAAAAGAATCATTCTTGCTGATGATAAAACCAAAATCTCCGATATCTATGAGTCAGATATTATTTCAGTAGAGACTTACATGTCTGAAGAAGAGGTAGCCCAGATAATGAGCAAATATGATTTGGATGCGGTACCTGTTGTAAATGTGCAAGGCAAGCTATTAGGGCGCATTACCATTGATGACGTGGTGGATGTAATTACAGAACTTGCAGAAGAAGAGCGTAATATCATGTCGGGTATTGCCGGAGATGTGGAGGAAGATGATAGCGTTTGGGATTTAACAAAAGCCAGGTTGCCTTGGCTTATTGTGGGTGTAATTGGAGGATTCATAAGTGCGAAATTCATAGGTGTTTTTGAGGAGGAATTAATGAGGATAACTGCTATCGCTTTTTTCATTCCTCTTATTCAGGCTACTGGTGGTAATGTGGGTATTCAATCCTCATCAATTGTTGTTCAAAGTTTGGCTAACCCATCTGTTTTTGGAGGTAGCATGTTTAAAAGGCTAGGCAAGGTGTTGTTAGTAGCCATAATAAATGGACTCGTTCTTTCATTGATGGTGTATGGCTTTAATTTGCTAACCGGTGGTGAAGGCAACCTATCAATTATAGTTTCAATGGCATTATTTTTTGTTGTTTTAATTGCTTCATTTTTGGGTACGGTAACGCCAATACTGTTAAACAAGGTCGGGTTTAATCCGGCACTTGCTTCAGGCCCTTTTATTACAACTACCAATGACCTGTTAGGTCTTGCTATTTATTTTTACATTGTTCATTTATTAATCTAG
- the rsmA gene encoding 16S rRNA (adenine(1518)-N(6)/adenine(1519)-N(6))-dimethyltransferase RsmA, whose product MVKAKKHLGQHFLKDENIASRIVDSFSDVYVKGDVLEIGPGTGVLTKYLIKKYPEQLHLVDLDKESIDYLESNFPDLHGRIYFGDFLKQGIEFTSASDVNIIGNFPYNISSQIFFKILEHKDRVKCVVGMLQYEVAKRLASPPGNKDYGILSVLLQAYYNINYLFSVEAHVFDPPPKVRSGVISLVRNKNENLDCDEVLFKSVVKQGFQNRRKTLRNALKPLNLPPQVIELDILNRRAETLSVNEFVDLTKQIEKWSR is encoded by the coding sequence ATGGTCAAAGCCAAAAAACATCTAGGACAACATTTTTTAAAAGATGAGAACATTGCTTCGCGCATAGTAGACTCCTTCTCAGATGTCTATGTTAAAGGAGATGTTTTAGAGATTGGTCCAGGCACCGGAGTACTTACAAAGTATCTTATCAAAAAATACCCAGAGCAGCTTCACCTTGTAGATCTTGACAAAGAATCGATAGATTATTTAGAATCAAACTTTCCTGATTTACATGGCCGTATTTATTTTGGCGATTTTCTAAAGCAAGGAATAGAATTTACATCCGCTTCTGATGTAAATATTATTGGTAATTTCCCTTACAATATCTCATCTCAAATTTTTTTTAAAATATTAGAGCATAAAGATAGAGTCAAATGCGTGGTAGGCATGCTTCAATATGAGGTAGCTAAAAGGTTGGCATCACCTCCCGGAAATAAGGATTATGGGATACTTAGCGTTTTGTTGCAGGCGTATTATAACATCAACTATTTATTCTCTGTAGAAGCTCATGTATTTGATCCACCTCCTAAAGTAAGGTCTGGTGTAATTAGTCTGGTAAGAAATAAAAATGAAAACTTAGACTGTGATGAAGTGTTATTTAAAAGTGTGGTAAAGCAGGGTTTTCAAAACAGACGTAAGACATTGCGCAACGCTTTAAAACCACTAAATTTACCACCGCAGGTTATTGAATTAGATATTCTAAACAGAAGGGCAGAAACACTGTCAGTGAACGAATTTGTAGATCTCACTAAACAAATAGAAAAGTGGAGCAGGTAA
- the pdxA gene encoding 4-hydroxythreonine-4-phosphate dehydrogenase PdxA — MSSNPKGENKPRIGITIGDVNGIGPEVIIKALDDSRILNQFIPVVFGSTKVLSYYRKAFDVNDFNYSQYRGDKYHTNKVNVVNCWEEMIEINAGQETPEAGAAALQALKKSVEYLKNGDIDAVVTAPISKNNIQSHEFKFPGHTEFYTSSFDAKESLMFLTNGGLRVGVVTGHIPLKEVSQKLTKEKVMSKLSVMEESLRKDFGLGKPRIAVLGLNPHAGENGLLGDEDEKVIQPAIAEFKNRGKLVFGPFPADGFFGKGDYSKFDGILAMYHDQGLIPFKTLAFNTGVNFTAGLPIIRTSPDHGTAFDIAGKGLADASSMREAIFAAYDIYKNRMEHQPKS, encoded by the coding sequence ATGAGTAGTAATCCCAAGGGAGAAAACAAACCGAGAATAGGAATAACCATTGGCGATGTTAATGGAATTGGGCCGGAGGTGATTATTAAAGCATTAGACGATAGCAGAATCTTAAATCAGTTTATTCCCGTTGTTTTTGGTTCTACAAAGGTGTTGTCTTATTACAGAAAGGCCTTTGATGTGAATGACTTCAATTATTCACAATATCGCGGTGACAAATACCACACTAACAAAGTAAACGTGGTTAACTGCTGGGAAGAAATGATTGAGATAAATGCTGGTCAGGAGACACCCGAAGCAGGAGCAGCTGCACTTCAGGCCCTAAAAAAATCAGTGGAATATCTTAAGAATGGAGATATTGATGCAGTTGTAACTGCGCCAATAAGTAAGAATAATATCCAATCACACGAGTTCAAATTCCCCGGCCATACAGAGTTTTACACATCAAGTTTTGATGCCAAAGAGAGCCTCATGTTTTTAACCAATGGTGGACTAAGAGTTGGCGTAGTAACTGGTCATATTCCTCTTAAAGAAGTGAGCCAAAAGCTTACCAAGGAAAAAGTTATGTCCAAGCTTTCAGTTATGGAAGAATCGCTAAGAAAAGATTTTGGGTTGGGTAAACCACGAATTGCTGTATTGGGGCTTAATCCGCATGCAGGTGAGAATGGGTTACTGGGCGATGAAGATGAAAAAGTGATTCAACCAGCAATAGCAGAATTCAAAAACAGGGGCAAGCTAGTTTTTGGGCCTTTTCCGGCTGATGGTTTCTTTGGCAAAGGTGATTATTCGAAGTTCGATGGAATACTGGCCATGTATCACGACCAAGGACTTATTCCATTTAAAACTCTCGCTTTTAATACAGGTGTAAACTTCACTGCAGGGTTACCGATTATTAGAACCTCACCCGACCATGGCACTGCTTTTGATATTGCCGGAAAAGGGCTGGCTGATGCTTCTTCGATGCGCGAAGCAATTTTTGCAGCCTATGATATCTACAAAAACAGAATGGAACATCAGCCTAAATCGTAA
- a CDS encoding TerB family tellurite resistance protein, whose product MDIITRKQLNILIQLANSDKHFSNLEREKIYEIARMRNFPESEVKNLIINPEPIGSFGALSETQKFEYLYTCIDLMLVDQKIFDSEITFCRDIAIKLGFKQDVVDFLKEEIYKHPKDSLKSMLLKEYT is encoded by the coding sequence ATGGATATAATCACCAGAAAACAGTTAAATATACTTATACAGCTGGCTAACTCAGATAAGCACTTCTCAAATTTAGAAAGAGAAAAAATTTACGAGATTGCCAGAATGAGAAATTTCCCTGAATCTGAGGTAAAGAACTTAATTATTAATCCTGAGCCCATTGGCTCATTTGGCGCATTATCTGAAACTCAAAAATTTGAGTACTTATATACCTGCATAGATTTAATGTTAGTAGATCAAAAGATATTTGACAGTGAAATAACTTTTTGCAGAGATATCGCAATAAAGCTTGGGTTCAAGCAAGATGTAGTTGATTTCCTGAAGGAAGAAATCTATAAGCATCCTAAGGATTCTTTAAAATCGATGCTTTTGAAAGAATATACCTGA
- a CDS encoding YceD family protein: MNALDRFHIDIFKLSNSTHTYEFEFNDKFFAEIENSIVEKGAGNIHITLEKNESFIKMTIKITGKIELTCDRSLDLFDFPLNVDKEIIFKYGEEEIELDDNIVMITRDTQRLNLAQYIYEFIGLEIPMKKLHPRFDNESEEDEMVYTDEVKDNEDDSETTDPRWEALKKLK, from the coding sequence ATGAATGCGCTAGACAGATTCCATATTGATATTTTCAAACTTAGTAATTCAACTCACACGTATGAGTTTGAATTCAATGATAAGTTCTTTGCTGAGATTGAAAATAGCATTGTAGAAAAAGGTGCTGGTAATATCCATATCACGCTCGAGAAAAATGAATCGTTCATAAAGATGACGATTAAAATCACTGGAAAAATTGAATTGACCTGTGATAGAAGTTTAGATCTCTTTGACTTTCCTCTAAATGTAGATAAGGAAATTATCTTCAAATACGGGGAAGAAGAAATAGAATTGGATGACAACATTGTTATGATAACCCGAGATACTCAGCGTTTAAACTTAGCGCAATATATCTACGAGTTTATCGGATTAGAGATTCCAATGAAAAAACTTCATCCTAGATTCGATAATGAAAGTGAAGAAGATGAAATGGTGTATACTGACGAGGTAAAGGATAATGAAGATGACAGTGAAACAACTGATCCGCGTTGGGAAGCATTAAAGAAATTAAAGTAA
- the rpmF gene encoding 50S ribosomal protein L32: MAHPKRKISKSRRDKRRTHYKAEAKQLAVCPTTGEFHLPHRAFWLEGKLYYKGKVVMEKEVLA; encoded by the coding sequence ATGGCTCATCCTAAGAGAAAGATCTCGAAATCTAGAAGAGACAAGAGAAGAACGCATTACAAAGCAGAAGCTAAACAATTAGCTGTTTGCCCAACTACTGGCGAGTTTCATTTACCACACAGAGCATTCTGGTTAGAAGGCAAACTTTACTACAAAGGTAAAGTTGTCATGGAGAAAGAAGTTCTAGCATAA
- the plsX gene encoding phosphate acyltransferase PlsX, with amino-acid sequence MKIALDAMGGDFAPDSTVKGAGLAAKELPEGVTLVLIGDENVINGKLEEFNINESNIEVFHASDVIDMGEHPTKALSQKPEASIPVGFGLLKKGLVNAFASAGNTGAMHVGAMFTIKTIEGIIRPGIAGFMPKEAGGFGVIMDVGANADCKPDVLHQFGQIASLYAKHVFEIEKPKVGLMNLGEEEQKGTLLTQAAHQLFKLDKSLNFIGNIEGRDLFNDKADVIVCDGFTGNVILKMAESFFDMLQTRNIKDPYFDRFNYEAIGGSPILGVNGNVVIGHGVSSPEAIKNMLLLSLKMAEANIHLKIKEKIGE; translated from the coding sequence GTGAAAATTGCATTAGATGCAATGGGCGGAGATTTTGCACCGGACAGTACTGTCAAAGGTGCAGGGCTGGCTGCCAAAGAACTACCCGAAGGAGTAACATTAGTTCTTATCGGGGATGAAAATGTTATCAATGGCAAGCTGGAAGAATTTAATATAAATGAATCCAACATTGAGGTATTTCATGCCTCAGATGTTATTGACATGGGAGAGCACCCCACAAAGGCGCTCTCACAAAAACCTGAAGCCAGCATTCCTGTTGGCTTTGGTCTATTAAAGAAAGGCTTGGTAAATGCATTTGCCAGCGCTGGTAATACCGGTGCTATGCATGTAGGTGCCATGTTTACCATCAAAACCATTGAAGGTATTATCAGGCCCGGGATAGCCGGCTTTATGCCGAAAGAAGCGGGTGGTTTTGGTGTGATCATGGATGTAGGTGCCAATGCAGATTGCAAACCTGACGTACTACATCAGTTTGGCCAAATAGCATCTCTTTATGCCAAACACGTTTTTGAAATAGAAAAACCTAAGGTTGGATTGATGAACCTGGGTGAAGAAGAACAAAAGGGTACCTTACTTACTCAAGCAGCTCATCAATTATTCAAACTTGACAAAAGTCTAAACTTTATTGGTAATATTGAGGGTCGTGATTTATTCAATGACAAAGCAGATGTAATAGTTTGCGATGGATTTACGGGCAATGTCATCTTAAAAATGGCTGAGTCCTTCTTTGATATGTTACAGACTCGAAATATAAAAGACCCCTATTTCGATAGATTTAATTACGAAGCAATAGGCGGAAGCCCTATTTTGGGTGTGAATGGAAATGTGGTGATAGGCCACGGTGTTTCCAGCCCGGAAGCAATCAAGAATATGTTGCTACTATCATTAAAAATGGCAGAGGCTAATATTCACTTGAAGATTAAAGAAAAGATTGGAGAATAA
- a CDS encoding beta-ketoacyl-ACP synthase III, with protein MAKIRAAITGVHGYVPDYVLTNQELETMVDTNDEWITSRTGIKERRILKGEGKGTSVIGTEAAKGLLEKTNTNPEDIDLIIFATITPDMVFPATANLVAAEIGAVNAFGFDMGAACSGFIYALTTGAQFIEAGTYKKVLVLGADKMSSIIDYEDRTTCIIFGDGGGAVLLEPSEDENGIIDAIHKSDGKGAEFLKMKAGGSAYPATVETVMAKEHYARQDGATVFKFAVTNMADYAAKIMERNNLSADDVDWLVAHQANKRIIDATANRMGVTDDKVMMNIEKYGNTTSGTIPLLLWDYEKKLKKGDNLVLAAFGGGFTWGSIYLKWAYNS; from the coding sequence ATGGCTAAAATTCGAGCCGCTATAACTGGTGTTCATGGGTACGTTCCTGATTATGTATTAACAAATCAGGAGCTTGAGACAATGGTAGACACCAATGACGAATGGATTACCTCCAGAACTGGAATTAAAGAACGTAGAATTCTTAAAGGTGAAGGCAAAGGCACTTCCGTAATTGGCACTGAAGCAGCCAAGGGTTTGCTTGAGAAAACTAATACTAATCCGGAAGATATCGATCTGATTATTTTTGCCACGATTACACCTGATATGGTCTTCCCGGCAACAGCTAATTTAGTAGCCGCTGAAATTGGTGCCGTGAATGCGTTTGGATTTGACATGGGTGCAGCATGCTCCGGGTTTATCTATGCCTTGACTACAGGTGCTCAATTTATTGAAGCCGGAACCTACAAAAAAGTATTAGTTCTTGGTGCTGATAAAATGTCTTCTATTATTGACTATGAAGACAGAACAACCTGCATCATTTTTGGTGATGGTGGCGGAGCCGTTTTATTAGAGCCAAGTGAAGATGAAAACGGTATTATCGATGCTATTCACAAGAGTGATGGCAAAGGAGCTGAATTTTTAAAGATGAAAGCTGGTGGAAGTGCCTACCCGGCCACAGTTGAAACCGTAATGGCTAAAGAACATTATGCTCGTCAGGACGGAGCTACAGTTTTTAAATTTGCAGTAACAAATATGGCCGATTATGCTGCCAAAATCATGGAGCGCAATAATCTAAGTGCAGATGATGTAGATTGGTTAGTGGCACACCAGGCCAATAAAAGAATCATTGACGCTACGGCTAACAGAATGGGCGTTACTGATGATAAAGTAATGATGAATATCGAAAAATATGGTAACACTACCAGTGGAACCATTCCATTGTTACTTTGGGACTATGAGAAAAAGCTTAAGAAAGGTGATAATCTTGTACTCGCTGCTTTTGGCGGAGGTTTCACCTGGGGCTCCATTTATTTAAAATGGGCTTATAATTCTTAA